A single Pirellulales bacterium DNA region contains:
- a CDS encoding HlyD family efflux transporter periplasmic adaptor subunit, translated as MKRLLAVGILAAFAAGGYLWWKNHQQPGLPAGIVSGNGRVEATQIDIAAKYAGRVKEILVREGDLVSSGQILATMDTSELDAQLANAEAKVHEAEAQMSTAEARVQEYEAEVVTAQSTIKQSEADSAATKAQIQKSEGNFLLTKQQFARTEELYSKKVATKEEYDQRVAQRNSAQAELDTAKSRRSAAEAALDTAKSRLNSTEATLKAAKSRKLSAEKTIDANVAEVKRVQSQIDDSTLRSSVVARVLYRLAEPGEVLSAGGKALTLLDLTDIYMTIFVPSQQATRLSIGDEARVTLDAVPGYAARTHVTFVSPEAQFTPKQVETRSERDKLMFKVKLTVPAEAVKAHIDKIKTGIRGEGYVRIDPNVAWPEFLERRLPAPQP; from the coding sequence ATGAAACGCCTGCTCGCGGTCGGCATCCTGGCCGCTTTTGCGGCCGGCGGTTATCTCTGGTGGAAGAATCACCAACAGCCCGGCCTGCCGGCAGGCATCGTCTCGGGTAATGGACGGGTCGAGGCCACTCAAATCGACATCGCGGCAAAGTATGCCGGCAGGGTCAAGGAGATTCTCGTACGGGAAGGAGACCTAGTTTCCTCGGGTCAGATTCTTGCCACGATGGACACGAGCGAACTTGACGCGCAGCTGGCAAACGCTGAGGCAAAAGTACATGAGGCCGAGGCGCAAATGAGCACTGCCGAGGCCAGAGTCCAGGAATACGAGGCGGAAGTAGTCACTGCGCAATCAACCATCAAGCAGTCCGAAGCCGACTCGGCCGCGACGAAAGCTCAGATTCAGAAGTCTGAAGGCAACTTCCTATTGACCAAACAACAGTTCGCGCGCACGGAGGAGCTATATTCCAAAAAAGTGGCCACGAAGGAAGAGTATGACCAGCGCGTGGCGCAACGGAATTCTGCGCAAGCGGAATTGGATACAGCCAAATCTAGGCGTAGTGCGGCCGAAGCGGCATTGGACACGGCCAAATCCAGACTCAACTCTACCGAGGCGACGTTGAAAGCTGCGAAGTCCAGAAAACTGTCCGCGGAAAAGACCATCGACGCCAACGTCGCCGAAGTCAAACGCGTTCAGAGCCAAATCGACGACTCGACGCTTAGATCGTCGGTTGTGGCGCGCGTATTGTATCGTTTGGCCGAGCCGGGCGAAGTGCTATCGGCCGGAGGGAAGGCGCTGACTTTGCTTGATCTAACTGATATCTACATGACAATCTTTGTGCCCTCGCAGCAAGCGACTCGTCTCAGTATCGGTGACGAGGCACGAGTCACGCTCGATGCCGTTCCAGGTTATGCTGCGCGCACCCATGTAACGTTCGTTTCGCCGGAGGCCCAATTTACGCCCAAGCAGGTTGAAACACGCAGCGAGCGCGACAAATTGATGTTCAAGGTCAAGCTGACCGTGCCTGCCGAAGCGGTAAAGGCTCACATCGATAAGATCAAAACCGGTATCCGCGGCGAAGGGTATGTGCGGATTGATCCGAACGTCGCCTGGCCAGAGTTCCTTGAGCGGCGGCTTCCCGCGCCTCAACCCTAG
- a CDS encoding ABC transporter permease: MRQAENIFWLGMKELRSLQRDFILMIFVAYSFTLAIYTQAKGTSSEVNNASIAVVDEDRSALSERLIDAFYPPRFRSPEIIRPGDVDSAMEKGRYMFVVVIPPKYESDCRTDRRPVVQVNIDATAMLQASIGASYIERIISTEVSRFLEQSADRSPAPVKLVTRKEFNPNGDASWFYGIVAIINQISMLTIILTGAALLREREHGTIEHLLVMPLTAFEIAMAKVWANGLVILIAVTASLVFVVKGVLGVPIAGSPVLFLAGVVLYLFFATALGVFLGTITQTMAQFALLIILLIIVLQLLSGGNTPIESQPQWLQRLTLFLPSRHFVSFSQAIIYRGAGLETVWPQFLAVSGMGLLFFSFSLRQFRRSIAVTR; this comes from the coding sequence ATGCGCCAGGCCGAAAACATCTTCTGGCTGGGAATGAAGGAATTGCGAAGTTTGCAGCGCGATTTCATTCTCATGATCTTTGTTGCGTATTCCTTTACGCTGGCCATCTACACCCAAGCCAAAGGGACCTCTTCCGAAGTGAATAACGCCTCAATCGCCGTCGTGGATGAAGACCGGTCGGCTCTGTCCGAGCGGCTGATTGACGCATTTTATCCGCCGCGGTTTCGCTCGCCCGAGATCATCCGCCCCGGCGACGTCGATTCCGCGATGGAAAAGGGGCGTTACATGTTTGTCGTGGTCATCCCACCGAAGTACGAATCCGATTGCCGCACGGATCGGCGACCAGTAGTGCAAGTCAACATTGACGCGACCGCCATGCTGCAAGCGAGCATCGGCGCCTCGTATATCGAAAGAATTATTTCCACGGAAGTATCTCGTTTTCTCGAACAATCGGCAGATCGAAGCCCGGCGCCCGTCAAACTCGTAACTCGCAAAGAATTCAATCCCAACGGCGACGCCTCTTGGTTCTACGGTATCGTGGCAATTATCAATCAAATCTCCATGCTGACGATCATCCTCACCGGAGCAGCGCTTCTTCGCGAACGGGAGCATGGCACAATTGAGCATCTGTTGGTGATGCCACTAACCGCTTTCGAGATCGCAATGGCCAAGGTGTGGGCAAATGGCTTGGTGATTCTGATAGCGGTAACGGCTTCCCTGGTGTTCGTGGTTAAGGGAGTCCTGGGCGTTCCCATTGCAGGGTCGCCCGTCCTTTTCCTGGCGGGCGTGGTACTGTACTTGTTCTTCGCCACGGCTCTCGGCGTTTTTCTGGGAACGATTACCCAAACGATGGCCCAGTTTGCGTTGCTAATCATTTTGCTGATCATCGTGTTGCAATTGCTGTCGGGGGGAAACACTCCTATTGAAAGCCAGCCCCAATGGCTCCAACGACTCACGCTCTTCCTGCCGTCGCGTCATTTTGTCAGCTTTTCGCAAGCGATTATCTATCGCGGCGCCGGCCTGGAAACGGTCTGGCCCCAGTTTTTGGCGGTGTCGGGCATGGGCCTTCTGTTCTTCAGCTTCAGCCTGAGACAATTCCGCCGTTCGATCGCTGTCACACGATAG
- the rbbA gene encoding ribosome-associated ATPase/putative transporter RbbA codes for MSSMSPPVASIAAVSHRYGSATALADISVDIPSGCMVGLIGPDGVGKSSLLGLIAGAKKMQAGSIKVLGGDMDDRRHRDTVCTRVAYMPQGLGKNLYKELSVFENIDFFARLFGQAAAERRWRIDGLLKATGLDPFPDRPTGKLSGGMKQKVSLCCALIHDPDLLILDEPTTGVDPLSRQQFWRLIDNIREERPGMSVLVSTAYMDEAQQFDWIIAMDAGKVLAAGTPAQLQERTGTQNLEEAFVALLPKDKRGSGCKLTIPPRVPSGGEPAIYAKDLTRRFGTFVAVNNVNFTIDRGEIFGFLGSNGCGKSTTMKMLTGLLPASSGEAKLFGETVEAGSIDIRNRVGYMSQAFSLYGELSVRQNLLLHARLFHLPPDKFKPRIDELVSRFGLGPHLDVLSESLPLGVRQRLSLAVAVIHEPEMLILDEPTSGVDPVARDEFWELLVDLSRQQSVTIFVSTHFMNEAMRCDRISLMHAGTVLACDKPDALREARHATTLEQAFIEYIAAADLEMRNKQSKSSPAPTSAGTSPAEDDQRKSAGSVAPPKSSAAWPLARMMAYSYRESLELLRDPVRLAFAFVGSAVLMLVFGFGITLDVEHVRYAVLDEDQSPESREYLEAFANPRFFTVQEPLTDGKELERRMKSNDISLAIEIPPQFGRDLLSGAEPEVSGTIDGANPFRAETIQQYAIGANRTWLASEARSHPGDASYPAPVQVESRFLYNPTFESIFAIVPCIPAILLVLIPAILMAVSVVREKELGSITNFYTTPSKRLDFLLGKQLPYVVIGMLNYFILVAMSVVVFGVPLKGSWLILSLCALLYVIATTGFGLLISTFTSSQVAAVFVTAILTILPTTQFSGMLQPVSTLDGAARLVGTVWPTTYYMHASVGAFTKGLSSGALMGDVAALAIFIPVFTLLAAAALRRQEV; via the coding sequence ATGTCGAGTATGAGCCCTCCCGTCGCGTCGATTGCGGCCGTTTCGCATCGCTACGGATCGGCGACGGCCCTTGCCGACATCTCGGTCGATATTCCTTCCGGCTGCATGGTCGGGCTGATCGGGCCCGACGGCGTCGGAAAGTCGAGCTTGCTGGGACTAATCGCCGGCGCCAAAAAAATGCAGGCCGGCTCGATCAAGGTTCTCGGAGGCGACATGGACGATCGCCGCCATCGCGACACAGTCTGTACGCGCGTGGCCTACATGCCGCAGGGGCTCGGCAAGAATCTCTATAAGGAATTGAGCGTATTTGAGAACATCGACTTCTTCGCACGCTTGTTCGGCCAAGCGGCGGCCGAGCGTCGCTGGCGCATCGATGGTTTGCTGAAGGCCACCGGACTTGATCCATTTCCCGATCGCCCGACGGGCAAGCTCTCAGGCGGGATGAAGCAAAAGGTCAGCTTGTGCTGCGCATTGATTCACGATCCCGACCTACTCATCCTGGACGAGCCAACTACGGGTGTCGATCCGCTCTCACGCCAGCAGTTCTGGAGGTTGATCGACAATATCCGTGAGGAACGACCAGGTATGAGCGTGCTGGTTTCCACGGCCTATATGGACGAGGCACAGCAGTTCGACTGGATCATCGCGATGGACGCCGGCAAGGTGCTGGCCGCTGGGACTCCAGCTCAGCTTCAAGAGCGCACGGGCACGCAAAATCTTGAAGAGGCCTTTGTCGCCTTGCTGCCCAAGGACAAACGCGGCAGCGGCTGCAAGCTGACAATCCCACCGCGCGTGCCCAGCGGCGGAGAACCGGCGATCTACGCAAAGGATCTTACACGGCGGTTCGGTACTTTTGTGGCGGTAAACAATGTCAACTTCACGATTGATCGTGGCGAGATTTTCGGCTTTCTCGGCTCGAATGGCTGCGGCAAATCGACGACCATGAAGATGCTGACGGGCCTATTGCCCGCGTCGTCGGGTGAAGCGAAGCTATTTGGCGAGACCGTCGAAGCCGGTAGCATCGACATTCGCAATCGCGTCGGCTACATGTCGCAGGCGTTTTCGCTTTACGGCGAATTGAGTGTGCGACAAAACCTATTGCTCCATGCGCGCCTCTTCCATCTGCCGCCCGATAAATTCAAGCCCCGCATCGACGAATTGGTCAGTCGCTTTGGATTGGGACCGCACCTGGACGTTCTATCGGAGTCGCTGCCGCTGGGCGTTCGGCAGCGGCTGTCGCTGGCAGTGGCGGTGATCCACGAGCCCGAGATGTTGATTCTCGACGAACCGACGTCGGGCGTCGATCCTGTCGCTCGCGACGAGTTCTGGGAGTTGCTCGTCGATTTATCACGCCAGCAGTCAGTTACCATCTTTGTTTCGACGCATTTCATGAACGAAGCCATGCGATGCGATCGCATTTCGCTGATGCATGCAGGAACCGTGTTAGCCTGCGATAAGCCCGACGCGCTGCGCGAGGCCCGTCACGCGACGACTCTGGAGCAAGCGTTCATTGAATACATCGCAGCCGCCGATCTGGAGATGCGAAATAAGCAGTCCAAATCGTCGCCAGCACCGACGTCCGCTGGAACATCCCCCGCTGAGGACGACCAAAGAAAGTCCGCCGGATCAGTCGCACCACCAAAATCCAGCGCCGCGTGGCCGCTAGCGCGGATGATGGCCTACAGCTACCGAGAATCGCTGGAGTTATTGCGCGATCCGGTGCGGCTGGCGTTCGCGTTTGTCGGATCGGCCGTACTTATGCTGGTATTCGGCTTTGGGATCACGCTGGATGTGGAACACGTCCGCTATGCCGTGCTCGATGAAGACCAAAGCCCGGAAAGCCGCGAATACCTCGAAGCCTTCGCGAACCCGCGATTTTTTACCGTGCAAGAGCCGCTCACTGATGGCAAGGAGCTGGAGCGGCGCATGAAGTCCAACGATATCTCGCTGGCGATTGAAATCCCACCGCAATTTGGACGAGATCTTCTCAGTGGGGCCGAGCCAGAAGTCTCGGGCACGATCGACGGCGCCAATCCATTCCGTGCAGAAACAATTCAGCAATACGCAATTGGCGCGAATCGCACCTGGCTCGCCAGCGAAGCACGATCGCATCCGGGCGACGCGAGCTATCCGGCGCCCGTTCAGGTCGAGTCCCGCTTTCTTTACAATCCGACGTTTGAAAGCATTTTTGCGATTGTTCCCTGCATACCCGCGATCCTGCTGGTCCTGATTCCTGCGATTCTGATGGCCGTCAGCGTCGTGCGCGAAAAAGAATTAGGTTCGATAACAAACTTTTATACTACGCCTAGCAAGCGGCTCGATTTTCTGTTGGGTAAGCAGTTGCCTTATGTCGTGATTGGAATGCTCAACTATTTTATTCTGGTCGCCATGTCGGTCGTGGTATTCGGCGTGCCGCTGAAAGGCAGCTGGCTAATACTCTCGCTCTGTGCGCTGCTGTACGTCATCGCTACTACGGGTTTCGGATTGTTGATTTCGACCTTTACTTCCAGCCAGGTTGCCGCCGTCTTCGTCACCGCGATTCTTACGATCCTGCCAACCACGCAGTTCTCGGGCATGCTGCAACCCGTTTCTACGCTCGACGGCGCCGCACGCCTGGTGGGTACTGTCTGGCCAACCACCTACTACATGCATGCCAGTGTGGGTGCGTTCACGAAGGGACTTAGTTCAGGTGCCCTGATGGGCGATGTTGCGGCTTTGGCCATTTTCATACCGGTCTTCACGCTCCTGGCGGCCGCGGCGCTCAGACGGCAAGAGGTATAA